The DNA segment AGTCGTCCTGGTGGGCAACGCGGGCGTCGGCAAAACGTGCCTGGTGCGAAGGTTCACCCAGGGGCTCTTCCCGCCCGGCCAGGGTGCCACGATCGGGGTGGACTTTATGATCAAAACGGTCGAGGTGGACAATCAGAAGATTAAGCTACAGATCTGGGACACGGCCGGCCAGGAGCGGTTTCGTTCGATCACGCAAAGCTACTATCGATCCGCGTCCGCCCTCATACTAGGTAAGTGGCACTAAAATGTCCATATAAAAACACTGAACTGTAATAACGCTTTCTGCTAAtgccgttttttgttgttgtttttcttcagtGTACGACATTAGCTGCCAGCCCACGTTCGACTGTCTGCCCGACTGGTTGCGCGAAATACAGGAGCACGCAAATTCGAAAGTGTTAAAAATTCTCGTCGGCAACAAGACGGACCGGGACGATCGGGAGATACCGCAGGAGGTCGGGGCCGAGTTTGCGAAACAGCACGGCATGTACTTCCTCGAAACGTCCGCCAAGCAGGCGGACAATGTGGAACGGCTGTTTTACGACATTGCGGCAGTACTGATTGAGGTAAGCGACCCCCTTCTTTCCGGGTGTTCCTTGTGACTTTCACTAAAAGCTGTGTTCCTTTGCGTTCCATTGCAGCAAGCCCGCACGAAAGAGTTTACGCTGCGCAGTGAAACGAGCGTCCTGACGAATCTCTCCCAAAAGACGATCTACCAtccgagctgctgcagcatcgGCGATCGGAACCACGCGCGCAGCAG comes from the Anopheles coluzzii chromosome 2, AcolN3, whole genome shotgun sequence genome and includes:
- the LOC120947822 gene encoding ras-related protein Rab-30; translation: MEDYKFLFKVVLVGNAGVGKTCLVRRFTQGLFPPGQGATIGVDFMIKTVEVDNQKIKLQIWDTAGQERFRSITQSYYRSASALILVYDISCQPTFDCLPDWLREIQEHANSKVLKILVGNKTDRDDREIPQEVGAEFAKQHGMYFLETSAKQADNVERLFYDIAAVLIEQARTKEFTLRSETSVLTNLSQKTIYHPSCCSIGDRNHARSSSTSDAHYSDSSGPGSIGSNSGNFITQQ